Proteins encoded together in one Labrus mixtus chromosome 18, fLabMix1.1, whole genome shotgun sequence window:
- the mia2 gene encoding cTAGE family member 5 isoform X8, with the protein MDENEDSSVVSALPDDIRPGPDLYGLPWEPVIVSSLVGLVTMLLFTCRCYSSVKSRFYRSKERWMAEQVAQLLDEKCKVLETLSKCQQEYDDLEGSLRDSGVLAQTQKTEELEVKARQMGHDKKELERDLKQLKDQLDQQKEHRKEQERRIAVLEESMETSEEETKDLHSQEEQAQTTLKVYNMNSERLQRNMETAGEENKFLQESNAQLRQQVEGWAERVSELEEEISRCEVSHSGMLQDVTNKDERIWSLTDRLLRMKAWDPDMEEEGGQEEGEQETSNGTARRREENGRGDKTDTQGHLQKVQKLIYAAKLNADLKSVDEDKDRAFAKLNDEIKAKEDLEGSIKELENEKLSLQSDSEHYSDQVQRLQQKLNIMTEMYQEKELKLHRLLTVEEKERMQKEERLNKADKNIALAMEELNNYRQRAEEMEEELEKSKQSYQTQISAHEKKAHNNWLAARAAERELADIRRENALFRQKLTDTQFKLDALDKDPYALDSLARPLPFRAERSPYGPSPLGRPASETRAFLSPPTLMDGPPARLSPRVPRGPMDPPGGPGDMERSGGPHSDSGSISPTWERDRRGPPPGPPGPLGHPGYMFSDPGGPMYRRAPPPPGAMGPFPTPGPFPPGPLPPRGLPPGPFHPADMTDGSFRENSFGPGEMEHRESGPGDRRTPPEAESRTGGPLLPGHPMGPMDGPFPRRPPYGPPPPDFYPPRIPGGPPMRPMWALPPPGMMFPPRFPPGGPLPPHPLQAPMMRPPLPDGLPPPSMGPLPPRHALPSPPHSQSPEQHTPSPEDAI; encoded by the exons ATGGACGAAAATGAAGACAGTTCG GTTGTATCTGCACTGCCTGATGACATCAGACCTGGACCAGACCTGTATGGGTTGCCATGGGAGCCAGTCATCGTCTCTAGTCTGGTGGGGCTTGTGACAATGCTGCTGTTCACCTGTAGATGCTACAGCTCT GTAAAGAGCAGATTTTATCGAA GTAAAGAGCGATGGATGGCTGAGCAGGTTGCACAGCTGCTGGATGAGAAGTGTAAAGTCCTTGAGACTCTCAGCAAATGTCAACAAGAG TATGATGACCTGGAGGGCTCGTTAAGAGACAGTGGCGTTCTGGCCCAAACTCAAAAAACAGAAGAACTGGAG GTCAAAGCCAGACAAATGGGACATGACAAAAAGGAGCTGGAGAGGGATCTTAAACAACTGAAGGATCAACTGGACCAGCAGAAAGAACACAGGAAAGAGCAGGAAAGGAGG ATAGCAGTGCTTGAGGAGAGCATGGAAACATCTGAAGAAGAAACTAAAGACCTCCACTCACAAGAAGAACAG GCACAAACTACCTTGAAAGTGTACAATATGAACAGTGAAAGACTGCAGAGGAATATGGAAACAGCTGGAGAGGAGAACAAATTTTTACAGGAAAGCAATGCACAG TTGAGGCAGCAGGTGGAGGGATGGGCGGAGAGAGTGAGCGAGTTAGAGGAAGAGATAAGCAGGTGTGAGGTTTCCCACAGTGGGATGCTGCAGGATGTGACCAACAAGGATGAGCGTATATGG TCGTTAACAGACAGGCTGCTAAGGATGAAAGCTTGGGATCCAGACATGGAGGAAGAGGGTGGTcaggaagaaggagaacaggAGACATCGAATGGTACAGCGAGGAGACGAGAGGAAAACGGAAGAGGAGACAAAACAGACACCCAAGGCCATCTCCAGAAAGTCCAGAAACTAATCTATGCTGCTAAG CTGAATGCAGACCTCAAATCTGTAGATGAAGACAAGGACAGAGCATTTGCCAAACTGAATGATGAAATAAAAGCTAAAGAAGACCTGGAAG GGAGCATCAAAGAACTGGAGAATGAGAAATTATCCCTGCAGTCAGACTCTGAGCACTACTCAGATCAA GTGCAAAGGCTACAACAGAAACTCAACATTATGACAGAAATGTACCAGGAGAAGGAGCTGAAGCTTCACAG GCTGCTGACAGTAGAGGAGAAGGAGCGCATGCAGAAGGAAGAAAGGTTaaacaaagcagacaaaaaCATTGCTTTGGCCATGGAAGAACTCAACAACTATAG GCAACGAGCAGAGGAGATGGAAGAGGAGCTggaaaaatccaaacagtcttACCAGACTCAAATATCAGCACATGAGAAGAAGGCACACAATAACTGG CTGGCAGCCCGTGCAGCTGAGAGAGAGCTTGCAGACATCAGGAGAGAGAACGCCCTCTTCAGGCAGAA gctgacagacacacagtttaAACTAGATGCCCTGGACAAGGATCCCTACGCGTTGGATAGCTTGGCTAGACCACTGCCTTTCAGAG CAGAAAGGTCACCTTACGGTCCGTCTCCTTTGGGTCGACCTGCATCTGAAACTAGAGCTTTCCTATCTCCACCAACATTAATGGACGGGCCCCCTGCTAGACTGTCTCCTAGAG TGCCTCGTGGTCCTATGGACCCCCCAGGTGGCCCAGGGGACATGGAGCGGAGCGGAGGTCCTCATTCAGACAGTGGCTCAATCTCCCCTACATGGGAGAGAGATCGCAGGGGACCCCCACCTGGACCCCCCGGGCCCCTAGGACATCCAG GCTATATGTTCTCTGATCCAGGAGGTCCAATGTACAggagagctccgcctcctccaggGGCTATGGGCCCTTTTCCAACTCCTGGCCCTTTTCCACCTGGCCCTCTCCCTCCTAGGGGTCTCCCCCCAGGACCGTTCCACCCTGCAGACATGACTG ATGGCTCATTCCGAGAAAACAGTTTTGGTCCTGGTGAAATGGAACACAGAGAG TCTGGTCCTGGTGATCGAAGGACTCCCCCTGAAGCTGAATCAAGGACGGGGGGCCCACTTCTTCCTGGACATCCAATGGGCCCCATGGATGGTCCCTTTCCCCGCAGACCCCCCTATGGACCACCACCTCCAGATTTTTACCCTCCCAGGATACCTGGGGGACCACCCATGAGACCTA TGTGGGCCCTTCCACCTCCAGGGATGATGTTCCCTCCGCGCTTCCCTCCTGGTGGacctctccctcctcatcctctacAAGCTCCCATGATGCGCCCTCCTCTCCCCGATGGCCTTCCACCTCCTTCCATgggtcctcttcctcctcgacATGCCCTTCCCTCTCCACCACACAGCCAGTCACCAGAGCAGCACACACCCTCACCTGAGGATGCCATTTGA
- the mia2 gene encoding cTAGE family member 5 isoform X6 — MAEHTTSEQLASKAVEFQETAEAYYSIAVEKVKDVVSALPDDIRPGPDLYGLPWEPVIVSSLVGLVTMLLFTCRCYSSVKSRFYRSKERWMAEQVAQLLDEKCKVLETLSKCQQEYDDLEGSLRDSGVLAQTQKTEELEVKARQMGHDKKELERDLKQLKDQLDQQKEHRKEQERRIAVLEESMETSEEETKDLHSQEEQAQTTLKVYNMNSERLQRNMETAGEENKFLQESNAQLRQQVEGWAERVSELEEEISRCEVSHSGMLQDVTNKDERIWSLTDRLLRMKAWDPDMEEEGGQEEGEQETSNGTARRREENGRGDKTDTQGHLQKVQKLIYAAKLNADLKSVDEDKDRAFAKLNDEIKAKEDLEGSIKELENEKLSLQSDSEHYSDQVQRLQQKLNIMTEMYQEKELKLHRLLTVEEKERMQKEERLNKADKNIALAMEELNNYRQRAEEMEEELEKSKQSYQTQISAHEKKAHNNWLAARAAERELADIRRENALFRQKLTDTQFKLDALDKDPYALDSLARPLPFRAERSPYGPSPLGRPASETRAFLSPPTLMDGPPARLSPRVPRGPMDPPGGPGDMERSGGPHSDSGSISPTWERDRRGPPPGPPGPLGHPGYMFSDPGGPMYRRAPPPPGAMGPFPTPGPFPPGPLPPRGLPPGPFHPADMTDGSFRENSFGPGEMEHRESGPGDRRTPPEAESRTGGPLLPGHPMGPMDGPFPRRPPYGPPPPDFYPPRIPGGPPMRPMWALPPPGMMFPPRFPPGGPLPPHPLQAPMMRPPLPDGLPPPSMGPLPPRHALPSPPHSQSPEQHTPSPEDAI, encoded by the exons ATGGCGGAACATACGACAAGTGAGCAGTTGGCCAGCAAAGCGGTGGAGTTTCAGGAGACGGCAGAGGCGTACTACAGCATCGCTGTGGAGAAAGTGAAGGAT GTTGTATCTGCACTGCCTGATGACATCAGACCTGGACCAGACCTGTATGGGTTGCCATGGGAGCCAGTCATCGTCTCTAGTCTGGTGGGGCTTGTGACAATGCTGCTGTTCACCTGTAGATGCTACAGCTCT GTAAAGAGCAGATTTTATCGAA GTAAAGAGCGATGGATGGCTGAGCAGGTTGCACAGCTGCTGGATGAGAAGTGTAAAGTCCTTGAGACTCTCAGCAAATGTCAACAAGAG TATGATGACCTGGAGGGCTCGTTAAGAGACAGTGGCGTTCTGGCCCAAACTCAAAAAACAGAAGAACTGGAG GTCAAAGCCAGACAAATGGGACATGACAAAAAGGAGCTGGAGAGGGATCTTAAACAACTGAAGGATCAACTGGACCAGCAGAAAGAACACAGGAAAGAGCAGGAAAGGAGG ATAGCAGTGCTTGAGGAGAGCATGGAAACATCTGAAGAAGAAACTAAAGACCTCCACTCACAAGAAGAACAG GCACAAACTACCTTGAAAGTGTACAATATGAACAGTGAAAGACTGCAGAGGAATATGGAAACAGCTGGAGAGGAGAACAAATTTTTACAGGAAAGCAATGCACAG TTGAGGCAGCAGGTGGAGGGATGGGCGGAGAGAGTGAGCGAGTTAGAGGAAGAGATAAGCAGGTGTGAGGTTTCCCACAGTGGGATGCTGCAGGATGTGACCAACAAGGATGAGCGTATATGG TCGTTAACAGACAGGCTGCTAAGGATGAAAGCTTGGGATCCAGACATGGAGGAAGAGGGTGGTcaggaagaaggagaacaggAGACATCGAATGGTACAGCGAGGAGACGAGAGGAAAACGGAAGAGGAGACAAAACAGACACCCAAGGCCATCTCCAGAAAGTCCAGAAACTAATCTATGCTGCTAAG CTGAATGCAGACCTCAAATCTGTAGATGAAGACAAGGACAGAGCATTTGCCAAACTGAATGATGAAATAAAAGCTAAAGAAGACCTGGAAG GGAGCATCAAAGAACTGGAGAATGAGAAATTATCCCTGCAGTCAGACTCTGAGCACTACTCAGATCAA GTGCAAAGGCTACAACAGAAACTCAACATTATGACAGAAATGTACCAGGAGAAGGAGCTGAAGCTTCACAG GCTGCTGACAGTAGAGGAGAAGGAGCGCATGCAGAAGGAAGAAAGGTTaaacaaagcagacaaaaaCATTGCTTTGGCCATGGAAGAACTCAACAACTATAG GCAACGAGCAGAGGAGATGGAAGAGGAGCTggaaaaatccaaacagtcttACCAGACTCAAATATCAGCACATGAGAAGAAGGCACACAATAACTGG CTGGCAGCCCGTGCAGCTGAGAGAGAGCTTGCAGACATCAGGAGAGAGAACGCCCTCTTCAGGCAGAA gctgacagacacacagtttaAACTAGATGCCCTGGACAAGGATCCCTACGCGTTGGATAGCTTGGCTAGACCACTGCCTTTCAGAG CAGAAAGGTCACCTTACGGTCCGTCTCCTTTGGGTCGACCTGCATCTGAAACTAGAGCTTTCCTATCTCCACCAACATTAATGGACGGGCCCCCTGCTAGACTGTCTCCTAGAG TGCCTCGTGGTCCTATGGACCCCCCAGGTGGCCCAGGGGACATGGAGCGGAGCGGAGGTCCTCATTCAGACAGTGGCTCAATCTCCCCTACATGGGAGAGAGATCGCAGGGGACCCCCACCTGGACCCCCCGGGCCCCTAGGACATCCAG GCTATATGTTCTCTGATCCAGGAGGTCCAATGTACAggagagctccgcctcctccaggGGCTATGGGCCCTTTTCCAACTCCTGGCCCTTTTCCACCTGGCCCTCTCCCTCCTAGGGGTCTCCCCCCAGGACCGTTCCACCCTGCAGACATGACTG ATGGCTCATTCCGAGAAAACAGTTTTGGTCCTGGTGAAATGGAACACAGAGAG TCTGGTCCTGGTGATCGAAGGACTCCCCCTGAAGCTGAATCAAGGACGGGGGGCCCACTTCTTCCTGGACATCCAATGGGCCCCATGGATGGTCCCTTTCCCCGCAGACCCCCCTATGGACCACCACCTCCAGATTTTTACCCTCCCAGGATACCTGGGGGACCACCCATGAGACCTA TGTGGGCCCTTCCACCTCCAGGGATGATGTTCCCTCCGCGCTTCCCTCCTGGTGGacctctccctcctcatcctctacAAGCTCCCATGATGCGCCCTCCTCTCCCCGATGGCCTTCCACCTCCTTCCATgggtcctcttcctcctcgacATGCCCTTCCCTCTCCACCACACAGCCAGTCACCAGAGCAGCACACACCCTCACCTGAGGATGCCATTTGA